The following nucleotide sequence is from Pseudarthrobacter psychrotolerans.
GAACCTTTCCGTGATAGGGGAAGGCAACGCCTCGCGGATCGTCGATATCCTGCTCGAATTCGCGCGGCACCGGACTTTGACCGCAGCCCAGATCACCAAAACAACGGGCATCCCCGCCAGTGCCGTGTACCGGCACCTGGCACAGCTGGTGCAATCCGGACTGGTGGCCCAGACCAGGCGCCGCGGCCAGTACAGCGCCGGCCCGGAAACCCTGCGCCTCGCAGCCAACTTCCACCAGGAAGCAATGGTCAAGGGCCGCATCTCGGAGCAGCTACAGCTGCTCTCCGATGAGACCCGGGAACTGGCCGCCTACCTGGTGGTCCGCGGCGCGGAGGCGCTGTGCGTGGATGCCATCGAAGGCCCCCAGATGCTGCGCTGCAGCTACTCGCCCGGCCGCTCGCTCCCCCTGCTCAAGGGCGCCAGCGCAATGGCCCTGCTCGCGCACCTGGACCCCCAGGAACAGGGCAGGATCGTGGCCGGGCTCGCGCTGAGCCCGGAGGAAGCAGACAACCTGAACCACGAGCTCCAGCTCGTCCAGGGCCGCGGCTTCGGCCTCAGCTACGGGGCGGTGGATGCGGGCGTCTGGGGCGTCAGTTTCCCCGTGTTCGACGACGGCGGCCGGCTTTTAGGTGCCGTCAGCACCATGGCTCCGGCTGACCGGGCGGTCCGGCGCGAAAAGCAACTCATAGCAAGCACCCGTGACGCCGCATTGGCGCTCGGACATGGAGAAGGATCCCGATGACCAACCCCACCACCCAGCACACGTGGACAGGCCGCGACGACGGCCCGGGCCCCGAACACCGGCGCTGGCACCACGCAGTAAACACGGCCCAGGCCGGCACCCCGGGGGTCGCACTCCTTGGATTCCGCAGCGATGAAGGTGTCCGCCGGAACAAAGGCCGGGTCGGCGCCGTCGACGGTCCCGCAAGCATCCGCTCCGCCCTCGCACCCATGGCGGCACCGGCAGACCTCCTGGTTCATGACCTTGGCGATACCAGCGTTGTGGACGGAAACCTCGAGGACGGCCAGGAGCGCCTCGGCGCGGCCGTCCGCCAGGCCCTGGACGCAGGCCACCTGCCTGTCATCCTGGGCGGCGGCCACGAAACCGCCTTCGGCACGTACACGGGCCTCCGCGGCAGCCAGGCCACCGATGGACGCCGGATCGGCATCATCAACCTGGACGCGCACTTCGACCTCCGCGCGGAGGCGATCCCGTCCTCGGGCACCCCGTTCCGGCAGGTGGCCGAGGCCGAGAGTGCCCTGGGCCACGGGTTCAACTACACGGTGGTGGGCATCAGCCAGCCGGGCAACACCGAAGCCCTTTTCCGGACAGCTCAGGAACTTGGCGTCAAATACCTCCTGGACGAGGAATGCACCGAGTCCAGGGCTGAGCAGGTCCGGCAGTTCGTGCAGGACTTTATCGACTCCGTGGACGTCCTTTACCTGACGATCGACCTCGACGTCCTCCCCGCGTACGTCGCTCCCGGTGTCAGCGCACCGGCGTCGTACGGGGTTCCCCTCCCTGTCGTCTTGGACGTATGCCGTCAACTGGCCCGCTCCCCCAAGCTCGCCGTCGTCGACGTCGTTGAACTGAACCCCAGGTTCGACATCGACGCCCGCACGGCGCGCACAGCCGCACGCCTCATCCACACCATCGCCACCGAGCGATCCGGGCACCGGCATGCGTAGCCGGACGTCCGCCTCCCCTCCCCAGAAACGAGCACACATGAAGAACCGATTCCCGCGATTCGGATGGGCTGCCACGACGGCCGCCCTTCTGGCCGCGTTGCTGGGGCTGGCCGCGCCGGCAGCCCAGGCCGAGACCACGCCGGCAACCCCGTCGGCCGGCAAGATGGCAGACCTGCGCTCCGGGAAAACCACCCTCAAGGTCGGCACCGACGCCTCCTTCCCGCCGTTTGAATTCACCGATGCCAACGGCACCAAGATCGGCTTCGACATCGACGTTGTGCGGGAGCTCGCGTCCAAGGCCGGGATCAAAAACGTCGAGTTTGTGCAGATGCCGTTCGGCAACATCGTCCCGGCACTGCAGGCAAACCAGATCGACGTCGGCGCTTCCGCCATCTACATCAGCCCCGAGCGCGCCAAGGTGGTGGACTTCTCCGAGATCTACTACCCCGGAGGCCTGGGCATGTTCGTATCCACGTCCAACGACACCGTCAAGTCGCTGGCCGACCTCGCCGGCAAAAAGGTTGCCGTACAGGTGGGCACCAAGTCCGTGGAGTGGCTGCGCCAGAACCAGCCCCAGGCCGAACTGGTCCAGGTCCAGACCAACGACCAGATGTTTTCCTCGGTCAAACTCGGCCAGGCCGACGCCGTGGTCACCGGGCAGCCCGGCGGCCGGTACTTCATCCACGAGCAGGGCGGCCTGAAGCAGGTCGGCGAGCGCCTGACGAATGAGAACTACGGCTTCGCGTTCCAGAAAAGTGATTCGGACATCCGCGAGGCCTTCAACACGGCACTGAAGGACATGCAGTCATCCGGCGACTTCACCAAGGCCACCGCCAAGTGGTTCGGCGACGAAAGCAGCACCGCCACCGGGCCCACCAAGGAGCACAGCCTCTTCAACGTCTCCTCGATCACCAACTCCTGGGGCCCGCTCATGCAGGGCCTGGGAACCACGCTGCAGATCATCGCACTGTCACTGGCCCTGAGCCTGCTGTTCGGCATGCTGGGCGGCTTCGCCAAGCTCTCGCACATCCGGCCCGTCCGCTGGATCGGCAAGGTGTACGTCTCCGTGGTCCGCGGTACCCCGTTCATCGTCCAGCTGTTCTTCATCTACTTCGGCCTGCCGCAGCTGGGCATCCAGCTTTCGCCGATGGTGGCCGGCATCCTGGCGCTGGGCCTCTACAGCGGCTCGTACGTCACGGAAATCGTCCGCGGCGCCATCCAGTCCGTGGACAAGGGCCAGATGGAAGCGGCGCGGTCCTGCGGCATGAGTTCCGCTTCCGCGCTGCGCCACGTGATCATCCCGCAGGCCTTCCTGCGCATGCTCCCGCCGCTCGGCAACGAGTTCGTCTCCCTGACCAAGAACTCCGCGCTGGTGTCCTTCGTGACCATCAGCGAACTGTTCCTGGTGGGCCAGACCATCATTTCCCGCACCTTCGATGCACTGACCGTGTACGTCTTCATCGGCCTGGTGTACTACGTCCTCACCAACATCATCGGCCTGGCCGCAAACGCAATCGAGAAGAAGATGGCGGTTTACATCTAATGGCACTCCTGGAAACGAAAGAGATCACCAAGTCCTACGGTGACCACCACGTCCTCAAGGGCATCGACTTCACCATCGAGCCCGGCGAAGTTGTCGCCGTCATCGGCCCCAGCGGCGGCGGCAAGTCCACCTTCCTGCGCTGCCTGAACCTCCTCGAGACGCCCACGTCCGGTCATGTGGTGTTCGACGGCGAGGACCTCCTGGCGCCCAAGGTGGACCTGGACCGCCTGCGCTCCCGCATGGGCATGGTGTTCCAGCAGTTCAACCTGTTCCCCAACATGACGGCCCTGAAGAACGTCATGCTTCCGCAGATGGACGTCCTGAAGCTCAGCAAGAAGGACGCGGAAGCACGCGCCATGGAACTGCTCGAAAAGGTCAACATGACCCACCGGGCCCACGTCTACCCGAACCGGCTCTCCGGCGGCCAGAAGCAGCGCATCGCGATCGCCCGCGCCGTGGCCATGAACCCCAAGGTGATGCTCTTCGACGAGCCCACCAGCGCGTTGGACCCCGAAGTGGTCCATGACGTCCTGGATGTTATGGCCGGCCTCGCCGCCGACGGCATGACCATGGTGGTGGTCACCCACGAAATGGGCTTTGCCCGCAAGGTGGCCGACCGCGTGGTGTTCATCGACGGGGGCAAGATCGCCGCCGACCTCCCGCCGGAAGAGTTCTTCTCCGAAAGCAACACTAACCCGCGCATCCGGTCGTTCCTGGAGAAGGTTCTGTAACGCCCAGGACCGTCCTCCGAACACCGCCCTTCATCTCTTGGCCAAAGGTGCCGACCGTATCTTTGCGGATACGGTCGGCGTGCCTCGCGGTCAGGGCTCAGTAACCGTCCGCGGTTCAGGTTCAATGGCCCACGCGGCTTCGTGCAGGACACTGGCCAGCCGCCTCTGCAAGCGAGCCAGTCGCCTGCGTGCGTGTCCGGCTGGTCGTGCCGCCACCACGGGGGCATCCGGCAAGGCGCTCCGGCTGTCGTTGTTTATGAGGTGGACGACTGCCCAAGCCATCATCAGCGAATTATCCATGGTTCTCTTCTTGTCATTTGTGGCGGCACTGAACGTGTGCACGCGCTTGTTCGGTGGGACTCTACATTTGGCTGAACGCGGCGACGGCGGGATCACCGCCGGTGCGGGCGCCAGACTCCAGATCCGTGATTTCGGCCATCTCCGCCTGTGTGAGCACTACGGCCGCGGCGCCCAGGTTTTCCCGCATGCGTGCGGCATGGACCGACTTCGGGATGACGATGGTGCCCTGGTTGAGATGCCACGCGAGCACAATCTGTGCCGGTGTTGCACCGTATTTCGCGGCCAGGGTTGTCACGGCCGCGGCACCCAGGTCGGCGCCCTGTCCCAACGGGCTGTATGCCTCCACCGCAATGCCCAGGGACCGGTTCCTGGCCGCCAGGTCCTGCTGCTGGAAGGTGGGGTGGACTTCGATCTGATTGACGGCCGGGACAATGTCCGCCGCCGGGAGGAGCGTGTCCAGGTGGTCAGCCAGGAAGTTCGAAACGCCTATCGCGCGGATCTCGTTGTTTGCGTACAGCTTTTCCATGTCCTTCCAAGCCTCAGTGAAGAGTCCCTGGGAGGGTACGGGCCAGTGGATCAGGTAGAGATCCACGTAGTCCAGGCCCAGGGCCTTGCGGCTGTTCTGGAACGATTGGTGGGCCATACCCTGTTCGCCGTTGCGCAGCTTGGTGGTGATGAAGATTTCCCCGCGAGGTATGCCGGATGCGGCAATGGCCGCGCCGACGCCGGCCTCGTTCCGGTACGCCGCGGCCGTGTCGATGTGGCGGTAGCCGGCTTGGAGTGCGTCCTCCACAATGCGCTGGGTTTCCGCCGGCGGGACCTGGAACACGCCGAAGCCGAGTTGCGGGATCTGGACGCCGTTGTTGAGGGTCACGGTGGGGATGGTGGTTTCTTGTGTCTGGGACATCATCAATTCTTCCGGTCGTGGTGGTGGGCTATGCAATCAACGCTAAGCACCGCGGGAAGCCATGTCAGCAGGTATGCCATTCCCTCCTTTTCCTAGGACTCGTAGTCCTACCTTCGTCACTGGAAAGCGGGGACGCGGGGTTGGAGAATGGAAGACATGGGCCAGAGCGCGGAGTTTGGAAAGTTCCTGAAGGCAATGCGGTCGCGGCTGACGCCGGAACAGGCTGGCATGTCCACCTCCGGTGGCCGCCGGGTCCCCGGGCTGCGACGCGAGGAAATCGCGCGCCTGGCGGACGTGAGCACCGACTACTACACCCGCCTCGAACAGGGCCGGAACATCCACCCGTCCCGGGCGGTGATGGATTCAGTGGCGCGGGCCCTCCGCCTGGACGCTGGCGAGCAGGCGCACATGATGGACCTCCTGGAGAACTGCGCGAAGTCCCAGCAATCACCCATTCCGGCACAGGGCGTTCGGCCGGCGCTGCGCCAGCTCCTGGATGCCGTGGGCAATGTACCCGCTCTGATCCTGGGCCGCCGCACGGACGTTCTGGCCGGAAACCGCCTGGCTTTCCTCATGCTTGACGATTTCCCGGCCATGCCGGCGGCGGAACGGAACCTCACCCGATGGGTGATCCTCGATCCGCTCGCACACGAACTCTTCCGGGACTGGGAAGCGGTGGCGGCCGAAGCCGTCGGAGCCCTGCGCGCGGATATCGGCCGGCACCCCAACGACCCCCAGGCCAATCAACTTGTAGGCGAACTCGCAGTGCACAGCGAGCACTTCCGCCAATGGTGGGCCGGACACCGGCTGGCCACGGGGTCCGCAGGCAGCGTTCGGCTCCACCATCCCGCCGTCGGGGACCTCGAATTGAACTTCGAAGATCTGACGCTTCCTGACGATCCAGATCAGGTGCTGCGGGTGTATTCGGCGAAGCCGGACTCGCCGTCGGCCGATTCCCTGACACTGCTCGGCAGCTTCGGCGCCGGAGTGCTGGCCACCGCGGAAACCCCGCGGGCAACAGAAGACACGGACGCTTCCGGCGCCACCAAGGCGCCCTGACTTCCGGCCGCTCAGCCACTACGAGCTCGCTGGTGGTCCAGGGAACCGTGAGTCACATCCTGCGGTGAGTCTGTGTGACAAGACCTGCCACCCGGCCCCGTGATAGTCGTCGTAGGTCCGGCCGGTTTCGCCGGTGCGGACCTACACGACCCGAAGGATGGAAATGCGCAGCGCCAGAATAATGACCAGAAAGTCTTTGCTAGTTGGATCCGGCCTGGGGCTGCTGGCACTGATCACCGGTTGCAGCAAGCCCGCCGCCGGGGCCGCGGGACCCTCGCCGTCCACCTCCGCAGCGCCCCATGCCTGGTCCTACGACGGCGCCGAAGGCCCCGAACACTGGGGCGCCTTGAGCTCCGATTTCGGCTCCTGCTCTTCCGGCACCGCCCAGTCCCCCATCGACGTCGGCGGCGGTTCCGGCCTTACCCCGGTGCCGCTCGCGCTGGCCTATGCCGCCTCGGTGGGCGAGATGACCGACAACGGCCACACCACCGAACTGCGCGCCCTCACGGCCCAGGGCATCACCGTAGGTGGCAAGCAGTATGCCTTCAAGCAGATGCACTTCCACGCCCCGTCCGAGCACACGCTGGACGGCGTCCGATTCGAGGCCGAGTTCCATTTTGTCCACCAGGCCGACGACGGCGGGCTGGCCGTCGTCGGGATCCTCGCTGCGGTGGGGGCCGCCAATGCGGCATGGGCGCCGTTCACGGACGGTGTGCCTGCCGCAGCCAGCGGGCAGAAGGTGGCCGCCGGCGTCGTGGACTTCCCGGCACTGTTCCCGGCGTCGCTGGACCATTTCGCGTACGACGGCAGCCTGACCACTCCGCCCTGCTCGGAAGGCGTGCGCTGGCTGCTCCTCGAGACCCCCGTTGAGCTGGGAGCCGGGCAGCTCGCCACACTGCGGGCGGCGCACGCGGGCAACAGCCGGCCGGTCCAGCTGCTCAACGGCAGGGACGTTGTTGTGGTGGACCAGTAGGGCCTCAGACCGTGGCGGGGTCCGTGTTGGCGCCGCAGAGGATCACGGCCACGCGTTCCCCGTCCGCCGGAACATAGGCGCCGGTGAGCAGGGCGGCGAAGGCCGTGGCAGCGCCGTGCTCCACGATGATGCGGTACTGCTCCCACAGCAGTGAACGGGCGGCAACGATGTCCTCGTCGGAGACCAGCACGGCGCGGACGCCGGTACGGACGGCCACTTCGAAGCCGATCCGGCCGATCTGCCGTGCCCCCAGGGAGTCGGCGGCGATCCCGGAGACGGCGACATCCACGGGGGTCCCGGCCGCGAGCGCGGCGTGCAGGGTGGGCGTGGATTCGGACTCGACGCCCACCACTATGGCCCGGCCCTCCACGGCGGCCGCGACACCTGCCATGAGCCCGCCGCCGCCCACGGCCACCACTACGGTGTCCACGGGGCCCAGCTGCTCCAGCAGCTCGGTTCCGATGGTGCCGGCGCCGGCGGCGATCTCAGGTTGGTCGTAGGCATGGCAGTAGACCGCGCCGGTCTCGGCGGCGTAGGCCGTAGCGGCGTCATAGGCTTCGGAGTATTCGGCCCCGTGTTGGACCACCTTGGCACCGATGGCCCGGAGCTTCTTGACCTTCACGGCCGGGGCGGTCTCGGGCACAAACACGGCGGCTGGGACGCCGACTTCAGCGGCGGCGTAGGCGTTGGCCAGGCCGGCGTTGCCGCCGGAGGCCACCACAATGCCCACGTCGTCCTTCAGTTCGCCGCGCTCCCGGCAGGCCAGGACCCGGTTGAACGCGCCCCGGGCCTTGAACGTGCCGGTGTGCTGCATGAACTCGCATTTGAGCCACACCTCGCCGGGGAACGGGCCGCGGTCTGCCGCCAGCACGGGCGTGACGCGGATCCTCCCGGCAATCCGGGCAGCGGCTTCGTCGACGTCGGTGCGTGTGATCATGGGGAAATCCTCGTTCCGGGGCGGGGCTGGGTTCAACGTTCAGGCTATCGCCCGTGTGGGTGTGGCTTGCACAGCGCACGACGGCGGTACTCCGGTGCCGCCGTCGGCGGGCGTAACGCGCGAAATATCCCCACGGGCGCCGGTGTTGCCCCGGATATGACAACCATCGGAATCATCGGTGCAGGACACCTCGGCAGCGAGGTTGCCCGCAAAGCGGTCGAGCTCGGCTACGACGTAGTGATCAGTAATTCCCGCGGCCCGGAAACACTCGCCGCGCTTGTCGCGGAGCTGGGACCCCGCGCCCGGGCCGCGACCCCGGCGCAAGCGGCAGCGGCGGGCGATTTCGCCGTCGTGACCATTCCCTTCAGGAGCCTCGGCAGCATCCCCGTGGAGCAGCTCGCGGGAAAGATCGTGATCGATGCCGGCAACTACTACCGGAAGCGCGACGGCCATGTTCCGGCCCTCGACGCCGGCGAAGCCACGTCCTCCGCGCTGGTGCAGGAACACCTGCCCACGTCCAAGGTGGCGAAGGGCTTCAACCA
It contains:
- a CDS encoding IclR family transcriptional regulator, giving the protein MPTDSNLSVIGEGNASRIVDILLEFARHRTLTAAQITKTTGIPASAVYRHLAQLVQSGLVAQTRRRGQYSAGPETLRLAANFHQEAMVKGRISEQLQLLSDETRELAAYLVVRGAEALCVDAIEGPQMLRCSYSPGRSLPLLKGASAMALLAHLDPQEQGRIVAGLALSPEEADNLNHELQLVQGRGFGLSYGAVDAGVWGVSFPVFDDGGRLLGAVSTMAPADRAVRREKQLIASTRDAALALGHGEGSR
- the hutG gene encoding formimidoylglutamase, with product MTNPTTQHTWTGRDDGPGPEHRRWHHAVNTAQAGTPGVALLGFRSDEGVRRNKGRVGAVDGPASIRSALAPMAAPADLLVHDLGDTSVVDGNLEDGQERLGAAVRQALDAGHLPVILGGGHETAFGTYTGLRGSQATDGRRIGIINLDAHFDLRAEAIPSSGTPFRQVAEAESALGHGFNYTVVGISQPGNTEALFRTAQELGVKYLLDEECTESRAEQVRQFVQDFIDSVDVLYLTIDLDVLPAYVAPGVSAPASYGVPLPVVLDVCRQLARSPKLAVVDVVELNPRFDIDARTARTAARLIHTIATERSGHRHA
- a CDS encoding ABC transporter substrate-binding protein/permease, which codes for MKNRFPRFGWAATTAALLAALLGLAAPAAQAETTPATPSAGKMADLRSGKTTLKVGTDASFPPFEFTDANGTKIGFDIDVVRELASKAGIKNVEFVQMPFGNIVPALQANQIDVGASAIYISPERAKVVDFSEIYYPGGLGMFVSTSNDTVKSLADLAGKKVAVQVGTKSVEWLRQNQPQAELVQVQTNDQMFSSVKLGQADAVVTGQPGGRYFIHEQGGLKQVGERLTNENYGFAFQKSDSDIREAFNTALKDMQSSGDFTKATAKWFGDESSTATGPTKEHSLFNVSSITNSWGPLMQGLGTTLQIIALSLALSLLFGMLGGFAKLSHIRPVRWIGKVYVSVVRGTPFIVQLFFIYFGLPQLGIQLSPMVAGILALGLYSGSYVTEIVRGAIQSVDKGQMEAARSCGMSSASALRHVIIPQAFLRMLPPLGNEFVSLTKNSALVSFVTISELFLVGQTIISRTFDALTVYVFIGLVYYVLTNIIGLAANAIEKKMAVYI
- a CDS encoding amino acid ABC transporter ATP-binding protein, whose translation is MALLETKEITKSYGDHHVLKGIDFTIEPGEVVAVIGPSGGGKSTFLRCLNLLETPTSGHVVFDGEDLLAPKVDLDRLRSRMGMVFQQFNLFPNMTALKNVMLPQMDVLKLSKKDAEARAMELLEKVNMTHRAHVYPNRLSGGQKQRIAIARAVAMNPKVMLFDEPTSALDPEVVHDVLDVMAGLAADGMTMVVVTHEMGFARKVADRVVFIDGGKIAADLPPEEFFSESNTNPRIRSFLEKVL
- a CDS encoding aldo/keto reductase — translated: MSQTQETTIPTVTLNNGVQIPQLGFGVFQVPPAETQRIVEDALQAGYRHIDTAAAYRNEAGVGAAIAASGIPRGEIFITTKLRNGEQGMAHQSFQNSRKALGLDYVDLYLIHWPVPSQGLFTEAWKDMEKLYANNEIRAIGVSNFLADHLDTLLPAADIVPAVNQIEVHPTFQQQDLAARNRSLGIAVEAYSPLGQGADLGAAAVTTLAAKYGATPAQIVLAWHLNQGTIVIPKSVHAARMRENLGAAAVVLTQAEMAEITDLESGARTGGDPAVAAFSQM
- a CDS encoding helix-turn-helix transcriptional regulator yields the protein MGQSAEFGKFLKAMRSRLTPEQAGMSTSGGRRVPGLRREEIARLADVSTDYYTRLEQGRNIHPSRAVMDSVARALRLDAGEQAHMMDLLENCAKSQQSPIPAQGVRPALRQLLDAVGNVPALILGRRTDVLAGNRLAFLMLDDFPAMPAAERNLTRWVILDPLAHELFRDWEAVAAEAVGALRADIGRHPNDPQANQLVGELAVHSEHFRQWWAGHRLATGSAGSVRLHHPAVGDLELNFEDLTLPDDPDQVLRVYSAKPDSPSADSLTLLGSFGAGVLATAETPRATEDTDASGATKAP
- a CDS encoding carbonic anhydrase family protein, producing the protein MRSARIMTRKSLLVGSGLGLLALITGCSKPAAGAAGPSPSTSAAPHAWSYDGAEGPEHWGALSSDFGSCSSGTAQSPIDVGGGSGLTPVPLALAYAASVGEMTDNGHTTELRALTAQGITVGGKQYAFKQMHFHAPSEHTLDGVRFEAEFHFVHQADDGGLAVVGILAAVGAANAAWAPFTDGVPAAASGQKVAAGVVDFPALFPASLDHFAYDGSLTTPPCSEGVRWLLLETPVELGAGQLATLRAAHAGNSRPVQLLNGRDVVVVDQ
- a CDS encoding threonine/serine dehydratase codes for the protein MITRTDVDEAAARIAGRIRVTPVLAADRGPFPGEVWLKCEFMQHTGTFKARGAFNRVLACRERGELKDDVGIVVASGGNAGLANAYAAAEVGVPAAVFVPETAPAVKVKKLRAIGAKVVQHGAEYSEAYDAATAYAAETGAVYCHAYDQPEIAAGAGTIGTELLEQLGPVDTVVVAVGGGGLMAGVAAAVEGRAIVVGVESESTPTLHAALAAGTPVDVAVSGIAADSLGARQIGRIGFEVAVRTGVRAVLVSDEDIVAARSLLWEQYRIIVEHGAATAFAALLTGAYVPADGERVAVILCGANTDPATV
- a CDS encoding NAD(P)-binding domain-containing protein, translated to MTTIGIIGAGHLGSEVARKAVELGYDVVISNSRGPETLAALVAELGPRARAATPAQAAAAGDFAVVTIPFRSLGSIPVEQLAGKIVIDAGNYYRKRDGHVPALDAGEATSSALVQEHLPTSKVAKGFNHIRYSEITTDGTPAATPNRRALATASDYAEASELVTKLYDEFGFDTVNLGPLSESWRAEPGRPANVVRQNAAELSETLARAPRTV